A single genomic interval of Spirosoma linguale DSM 74 harbors:
- a CDS encoding conserved hypothetical protein (KEGG: nmu:Nmul_B2799 hypothetical protein), which produces MDNYNLDMPLIELVSSAGRGCFTVRHAIESCAIFGGIGSGKTSGSGRMLALKYLSAGFGGLVLTVKPDEKAMWEEFCHLSGRINDLLVLEPGGTHYFNFVDYEASQVSGDDTLTDNVVDLLKTVIRAGQEQSGGKSDDPFWESALDMLIFHVIDLCKLAYGTVTVTRMFEIVQTIPKNSEGLQVEPGEKLKPFHMAFETARNFVNSQIEDWFSSLSPEDQERLKDDSVFEAEVVEALPDARLLKHLDLFFVDTFIPLSDKTRGIIDFTFSGFLFKLLRDPVYSLFCRHRSTFTPEDSLTGKIILLNLPVKIYQKVGRDVQILFKYVWQRAMEKRDVKQNGRPVFLWADEAQNFIHERDADFQATARSSRVATVYISQNLPNYYACMGGHKSEYRVKSFLGTLGTKIFHANADIETNKYASELIGDAFFEDQTESTTVSENFSTTRGRSLKLERVVRPEEFGTLKTGGVLNNFRVSGYMHRQGDSIFNGQNHIKMHFNQNYQPQL; this is translated from the coding sequence ATGGACAATTACAATTTAGATATGCCACTGATCGAACTGGTGTCCAGCGCAGGACGTGGCTGCTTTACCGTGAGACATGCCATTGAATCCTGCGCGATTTTCGGCGGGATAGGGAGTGGAAAGACCTCCGGCTCGGGGCGGATGTTGGCGCTTAAATATTTAAGTGCGGGGTTTGGTGGTCTGGTGCTGACCGTCAAGCCGGATGAGAAAGCGATGTGGGAGGAGTTTTGCCACCTGAGCGGTCGCATCAATGATCTCTTGGTTCTGGAACCAGGGGGCACTCATTATTTCAATTTTGTCGACTACGAAGCATCTCAGGTGTCCGGCGATGACACACTCACTGATAATGTTGTCGATCTGTTGAAAACGGTTATTCGGGCTGGGCAAGAGCAGTCTGGCGGCAAGTCAGACGACCCCTTCTGGGAAAGCGCTTTGGACATGCTGATTTTTCACGTCATTGATTTATGTAAGCTTGCCTATGGCACCGTTACGGTGACGCGAATGTTTGAGATTGTACAAACTATCCCAAAAAACAGCGAAGGGTTACAAGTCGAGCCCGGTGAAAAACTCAAACCCTTTCATATGGCCTTTGAGACGGCCCGAAATTTTGTTAATTCACAAATTGAAGACTGGTTTTCGTCTCTGTCCCCTGAGGATCAGGAACGACTAAAGGATGATAGCGTTTTTGAAGCGGAAGTGGTTGAAGCTCTGCCCGACGCCCGACTGCTTAAGCATCTTGACCTGTTTTTTGTCGATACATTCATTCCGCTGTCTGACAAAACACGGGGCATTATCGACTTCACCTTTAGCGGTTTTCTGTTCAAACTGCTCCGCGATCCGGTCTATTCCCTGTTCTGCCGCCATCGCTCAACCTTTACGCCCGAAGATAGTCTCACTGGCAAGATCATTTTATTGAACCTGCCGGTTAAAATTTATCAGAAAGTGGGGCGCGATGTGCAAATCCTCTTTAAATATGTCTGGCAGCGGGCGATGGAAAAACGCGATGTCAAACAAAATGGCCGCCCTGTTTTTTTGTGGGCGGATGAGGCCCAAAATTTTATCCATGAGCGTGATGCCGATTTCCAGGCAACCGCGCGAAGCAGCCGCGTAGCGACCGTTTATATTAGTCAGAACCTACCCAATTACTACGCCTGTATGGGTGGGCACAAATCCGAATATCGGGTCAAGTCGTTCCTCGGAACGCTGGGTACCAAGATATTCCATGCGAACGCTGACATCGAAACCAATAAGTACGCGTCTGAATTAATCGGCGATGCTTTTTTTGAAGACCAAACGGAAAGCACGACCGTATCCGAAAATTTTTCCACGACACGGGGGCGTTCCCTTAAGCTCGAACGCGTTGTCAGACCCGAAGAATTTGGGACGCTGAAGACCGGCGGGGTCCTAAATAACTTTCGCGTGAGCGGCTATATGCACCGACAGGGCGATAGCATCTTCAATGGGCAGAACCATATCAAAATGCATTTTAATCAGAATTATCAACCCCAACTTTAA